The genomic segment CGCGGGGAAGTTCGCGATCAGGTTGGTCGCGAAGCGGCGGAACACGAGCGCGCCGCTCGAACCCGCGCCGAGGTCGTCGCGGAGGTTCCAGCCCTCGACCGCCTCACACGCCTCGCCCACGTTGACGGGGCCGGACGAGCCCGCCAGCACGCCGCCGGGCGCCGCCGAGCACAGCGTCACGAGGTCGTCGCGCCAGAGCTCGCCGAGGTATTGGCGGTTGCCGAGCGCTACCTGCTCGAGCGACTTGCGGGTGAAGCCCTTCCCGGGCAGCCCGTCGGTGCCCGCCAGCCGCTCGGCGACCTGGATCAACCCGATCCGCGTTCGGTAGGAGCGCTCGGCGTCCTCGATCCCGATCAGCCGGTCGAAGCCCTCGAGCGGCTCTTCCGGGTTCGTCAGCCAGTGGCTGTCGTTGCCGTTGTGCGTGTAGTCGCGCCGGGTCACGGTCGGGACCTCCCCGGGCGGGAAGGTTCCGGGCGCGACCGCGGCCGGGTCCTTCTCCCAGTCGCATGCGGTCCGCGATCCATCGAGGATCGGCAGGCCGAGGGTCTCGAAGCCCGCCTCGGCGACGTTGCACTGCGCGGCGAGCTCGTCGGGGACGTTCGGGATCGCACCCTGCATCGAGTAGTAGGCGCGGCCCTTCGAGTCGGCGGCGATCGAGTTGACCCAGGGGATGCCCTGATAGCGGCGCTGGACGCGGTCGTACTCCGGCACCGACTGGGCCAGGTTGTTGTCGAAGAAGTGGTTGAGGTAGCGGAAGTTGTTCTGGTTGACGTCGCGCAGCGCGAACCCCGAGCCGTCCGTCCACGGCAGCGGGATCGAGCCGACGAGGTTCGTGATCATCGGCCCGTAGCGCGTCGAGTAGATCGTCCGCTCCTCGGCGCCGCCGTCCTTCAGCGGCACCTTGACCGGGGTCGCGCGCATCTCCTTCGTCTCGCCGTCGACGATGTAGGAGTACGGGTCGCCGGGAGGGAGCTGGAGCTTGTAGGGCGTGAAGCGCCAGGCGGTCGCGACGGTGTGCGACCAGGCGAGGCCCCGGGTCCAGCCGATCAGGACGAGCGGGACGCCGTAGAGCGAGCCGCCCTCGACGTCGAGCCTGCCGGGGATCGTCAGGTGCGACTGGTAGAGGCGCTCGGAGCCATCCCACGGGAAGTGCGGGTTGCCGAGCACCATCCCGCGCCCCGACTTCGTCGCCTCGGACCCGAGCCCGTAGGCATTCGATCCGATGTCGGGCTGGAGCGCCTCGAGTCCCTCGCCGGACTCCATGACCCGCTCACGCTCTGCATCGGCCTCCGCGGCGGCGGCCGGCGAGCTGGGCTCCGCCGTCGAAATCCCGGCGAGGGTCGCCCCCGAGCTCGCGAGGATGCCGAGCTGGAAGAAGCGGCGGTAGGCGTCGAGCTGGGTGATCGGCCGGACCCACTTCGCGCCCTTGCAGGTCGGGTCGGTGATCCCGTCGCGGCCGCCGACCGAGCGCAGGTAGGCGTTGTAGCCCTCGACGTAGCCGCGGACGCCCTGACGGACGCCGCGCTTCGGCCCGATCGGCGCCTTCTTGCGGAGCAGTCGCTCGACGATCCGCCGCTTCTTCGCCCATCGGAAGTAGACGTCGGCGTCGACGTTCTCGTAGGTCGTGCCGTTGCCCGAGAAGGTCCAGTTCGCGTCGGGCCCGAAGAACCGCGAGCGGTTGCCGTTGACCGTCACGTACTCCGAGGCGATCGTGCAGATGTTGTCCTCGGCGAATGCGTAGGCGTAGCCGGCGGCAAGGCTGCGGACGCTCTTCGCGCGGATGTGCGGGACGCCGAACTTCGTCCGCCGGATCGTGGCGCGGAGGACCTTCTTCGGCTTCGACTTCGCCTGGGTTCCCGGTCCGTAGGCCCCGTCGTCGAACCCGTCGGCGCGGGATCCGGGCGCGGCGCCGGCGGGGCTCGCAGCCAGCGCGACGAGCAACCCGAGCGCGAGCAGCGCCGCGACGAACCTCGTGGACCCGACCCTCCTCACCGCGAGCCACGGTACGGCGCCACCCGAGCCGCGGCAACCGACAACCGTCGCCGCTCAGGCCCTCCCGGGCGCCTCCGCGGTCGTCGCTGCCGGCTCCGTGCCGGACCGTGGCGCTGGGATCAGCGCCGCCGCTCCGATCACCAGCGCGAAGGCCGCGAGGCGCAGCGCCACGCCGAGCGGATCGCTCGGAAACGGCTCGGCGAAGACGATCGGACCGGACGCGATCGTCGTGACATTGGCGGCGACGCTCGTGACCGCGATCACCTCGACCGGCTTGCCGATTTGCAGGCTCCGCGCCGAGACGAGCAGGCCGATGAACGAGGCGACGAAGATGACCAGGGCGAGCGGGCTGAACAGGATCTCGAGCGGCCCCGCCGCGCCGAGCTCATCCGAGAGCGCCTTGATCGAGGTGTCCGAGGCGGCCCACCACAGGCCCGCCGAGATGCCGAGCAGCAACCCCGCGCGCCGCAACTCCCCGGCGACGAGGCCGACGAGCGTGGCGAATCCGGACACCACCGCGACCCAGACCACCAGCCGCGAGGTCTCGTAGCCCGAGTGAGCTTCGGATCCCGTGTCGCCGAGCGTCGCGGCGAGGAACGCGAGCCCGGCGGCGGCCAGCGCGACGCCGACCCATTCGCGCCGCGTCACCTTGAAGCCGAAAAGCCGGTCCGCGGTCACCGTGAGCAGGACGAGCCCACCGGCGATCGTCGCTTGGACGAGCGAGATCGGAGCCAGCGCCAGCGCGCCGACGTGCAGGCCCCACGAGCCGAGCGCGACCGCGATCCCGACGAGGTACCACGGTGATTTGAACAGCGCGATAGTCGAGCGGATCGGCTTCGAGATCTCGACCGCGGGTGCTGCGACGGCGCCGCGCTGCTTGTAGAGAAAGCCGAGGACCGAGCCGAACGCGGTGCCGATCGAGAGCAGCAGGCCGATCTGGACGGAGAGGCTCAAGCCGCGACGAGGCTAACGACGGGCACGGCCGCGGGCCGGGAACGGCTCAGGTGGTCGTCTTCTCAGCCGAGGGCTCGGACTCCGCCGCCTCTTCGCGCCGGGCGAGCTCGTCGCCGGCGACCTCGCAGAGCTCGGCCAGCGAGGCCTCGATCCCGGAGGCGATCACGTCGAGGTCGGGCATCGAGTCGTAATCGGCGAGCAGGCCGAAGTTGACCTGGCCGTTGTAGCTCATGATCGCGACGAAGAGGGCGTGGTTCTGCGGCAGGAAGCCGACCGGGAAGACATCCTGGAGCTCGCGGCCGAGCATGTAGAGCGGGATCTGCGGCCCGGGGACGTTCGTCACCACGAGGTTGAAGAGCCGCGTCGAGAAGTTGAGTCGCGCGGCCTGCGTCAGCAGGGTGGGCGGCGCGAAGTCGTTGAACTTCGCGATCACCTCGGCGCCCAGCGCCTGCTTGGAGTCCTTGATTCCGTCCATGCCGGCGCGGACGACGCCGAGCCGCTGGACCGGATCCTCGACGTAGACGGGGAGCGGCCCGCGGATCGCCGCGAGCTGGTTGCCGAGCGCGCCGTGCTGGTCGTCGGGCCGGATCGAGACCGGCACCTGCGCGGTGAGCTCGAGACCCTCGGTGCGGATTCCGCGGCCCTGGAGCCAGCGCCGCAGACCGCCGGCGACGATCGTCAGGACGACGTCGTTGACCGTGCCGCCGAACACGTTCTTGACCGTCTTGAAGTGCCCGAGGTCGGTGCGGACCCACTCGAAGCGCCGGTGCGATCCGATCGGCTGGTTGAGCGGGACGTCGGGCGAGGGGTTGGCGAAGTGCCAGCCGACCTCGCCGAGCGCCTGGACCCCCGTCGCGACCTGCTTGACGGTCGTCTTGGGGCGCCGTGCGGCCTGTTCGATCCGCCGCGCGATCCCGGTCGGTGCCTTGACCGCGCCGGCCGCGTCACGGGCGATGAGACCGGCGCCCGATGGCTCGGGCTGCGGCAGCCACTTCTC from the Thermoleophilia bacterium SCSIO 60948 genome contains:
- a CDS encoding wax ester/triacylglycerol synthase family O-acyltransferase; this translates as MAQGHLDRLSGLDVSFLTNETSSSHMHVGAILIFEGPPPGYRDLVGHIESRLHLVPRFRQKLSFPPLPTSRPYWIDDPTFNLDYHVRHSALPSPGSEEQLRRTAARIFSQQLDRTKPLWELWLVQGLTRGRFALISKTHHALVDGVSGVDIATVLFDVTPVPQTLEPEEKWLPQPEPSGAGLIARDAAGAVKAPTGIARRIEQAARRPKTTVKQVATGVQALGEVGWHFANPSPDVPLNQPIGSHRRFEWVRTDLGHFKTVKNVFGGTVNDVVLTIVAGGLRRWLQGRGIRTEGLELTAQVPVSIRPDDQHGALGNQLAAIRGPLPVYVEDPVQRLGVVRAGMDGIKDSKQALGAEVIAKFNDFAPPTLLTQAARLNFSTRLFNLVVTNVPGPQIPLYMLGRELQDVFPVGFLPQNHALFVAIMSYNGQVNFGLLADYDSMPDLDVIASGIEASLAELCEVAGDELARREEAAESEPSAEKTTT